Genomic window (Vibrio coralliirubri):
GGTTGCTAAGCTATACACTCCTAGTGAATGGGCCTGTCTATGGCTCACAGTCAGCAAGAAGTGCCTACCAGTTTGCCGTGGCTCTGATTAAACAGGGCCACAAACTTCACAGTGTGTTCTTCTATCAAGATGGCGTCAGTAACGGCTCAGACCTTACCGTACCTGCAAACGATGAATTTGATTTAGCTTCAGCTTGGCAAAAGCTGGCTGATGAACACGATGTTAGCCTTGAAACCTGTGTGGCAGCTGCGCTAAGACGCGGAGTGATTAGCTCTGAAGAAGCAGAGCAACATCAACTAAGTGCCTCTAACCTAGCCACTGGATTTACTCAGGCCGGATTAGGGAGCTTATCGGAAGCGCTACTAACGCAAGATAGGGTTGTGCAGTTTTGAGAAAATTAGCCTTTATATTTAACAGTTTTCCTCATACAACTGCTGCGGGTAGAGAGGGATTAGACGCCCTGCTTGCTGCGTCCGCATACAGTGAAGACATCGCCGTGTTCTTTGTTGGCGATGGCGTGACACAGCTTCTCAAAGCGCAGCAGCCCGACGAAACACTATCGCGTGACTACATCTCTGCATTCAAGCTTATGGACCTGTACGACATCGAACAGGTGTATGTGTGTCAGCGTAGTCTGAGTCAGTTTGGTCTTTCAGCAGACAACCTACTGATCGATGTGACCACCGTTGAAGCCGACGAGTTAACGCAGAAGTTAGCTCAGTGCCAACAGATACTGACTTTCTAGGGGACGCTATGTTTCATATCGTAAAATCAGTCGACAAACTGAAACTCGCATTGACCTATTCTCAGCCACAGGATCAGTTCCTTTTGGTGGAAGATGCGGTGTATGTTTGCCTTCCAAATCATGAGTTATTCACTCAAATCTGCTCAGTAGAGCAGGTGTCGGTGTTAAAACCAGATCTCGATAGCCGAGGTTTACAACTACTTGTCTCAAGTACCATTGATCAAGTTGACTTCGATGGCTTCGTTAAACTGACGGTTTTGAACGACAAATCAGTGACTTGGTAAGCGTGTTCTATCAGTTTGGTTAAAATTAGACCATCCTGAGCTCTAGACGGCTAAAAAAGATCTGTATATTTCTTGACACACCTCCCACTGCTGAATAGAATTTTGCGTCCCTAATTACGACTTGTGATTAGGGATAGATTTTTCACAAAGCTTACTTTCAAGTAAATTTCAGGAGCTAGTTAATGGCAACTATTAACCAGTTGGTTCGCAAACCTCGTGTAAAGCAAGTTGTTAAAAGCAACGTGCCTGCACTAGAAGCGTGCCCACAAAAACGTGGTGTATGTACTCGTGTATACACTACTACACCTAAAAAACCTAACTCGGCACTACGTAAAGTATGTCGTGTACGTCTAACTAACGGTTTCGAAGTAACTTCGTACATCGGCGGTGAAGGCCATAACCTACAAGAGCACAGTGTTGTACTAATCCGTGGCGGTCGTGTAAAAGACCTTCCGGGTGTTCGTTACCACACTGTTCGCGGCGCACTTGACTGTGCTGGCGTTAACGACCGTAAACAAGGTCGTTCTAAGTACGGTGTGAAACGTCCTAAGTCTTAATTGATTCTCTTTTTTAAAAAGAAATCGTTAAGTAAGGCCAAACACTATTTTATTTATTATTCTGAAAAGTTTTGGAAAAAACCTGAAGAAGACAACGGAGAATATCCATGCCACGTCGTCGCGTAATAGGTCAGCGTAAGATCCTTCCAGATCCTAAGTTCAAATCTGAATTGCTGGCAAAATTCGTTAACATCCTTATGGTTGACGGAAAGAAATCTACTGCAGAAAAAATCGTTTACACTGCACTAGATTCAATGGCTGAGAAGTCTGGTAAAGACCACTTAGCTGTATTTGAAGAAGCTCTTGAAAATGTTCGCCCAGCGGTAGAAGTTAAATCTCGCCGTGTAGGTGGTTCAACTTACCAAGTACCTGTAGAAGTTCGTCCGGTTCGCCGTAACGCTCTTGCTATGCGTTGGGTAGTTGAAGCTGCGCGTAAGCGTGGTGAAAAATCTATGGCTCAACGCCTAGCTGCTGAAATGCTAGACGCGTCTGAGAACAAAGGTACTGCGGTTAAGAAACGTGAAGACGTTCACCGCATGGCTGACGCAAACAAAGCG
Coding sequences:
- the rpsL gene encoding 30S ribosomal protein S12, translated to MATINQLVRKPRVKQVVKSNVPALEACPQKRGVCTRVYTTTPKKPNSALRKVCRVRLTNGFEVTSYIGGEGHNLQEHSVVLIRGGRVKDLPGVRYHTVRGALDCAGVNDRKQGRSKYGVKRPKS
- the tusC gene encoding sulfurtransferase complex subunit TusC; protein product: MRKLAFIFNSFPHTTAAGREGLDALLAASAYSEDIAVFFVGDGVTQLLKAQQPDETLSRDYISAFKLMDLYDIEQVYVCQRSLSQFGLSADNLLIDVTTVEADELTQKLAQCQQILTF
- the tusD gene encoding sulfurtransferase complex subunit TusD produces the protein MLSYTLLVNGPVYGSQSARSAYQFAVALIKQGHKLHSVFFYQDGVSNGSDLTVPANDEFDLASAWQKLADEHDVSLETCVAAALRRGVISSEEAEQHQLSASNLATGFTQAGLGSLSEALLTQDRVVQF
- the rpsG gene encoding 30S ribosomal protein S7, whose protein sequence is MPRRRVIGQRKILPDPKFKSELLAKFVNILMVDGKKSTAEKIVYTALDSMAEKSGKDHLAVFEEALENVRPAVEVKSRRVGGSTYQVPVEVRPVRRNALAMRWVVEAARKRGEKSMAQRLAAEMLDASENKGTAVKKREDVHRMADANKAFAHYRW
- the tusB gene encoding sulfurtransferase complex subunit TusB, translated to MFHIVKSVDKLKLALTYSQPQDQFLLVEDAVYVCLPNHELFTQICSVEQVSVLKPDLDSRGLQLLVSSTIDQVDFDGFVKLTVLNDKSVTW